Proteins from a single region of Nitrospira sp.:
- a CDS encoding glycosyltransferase, protein MPMLHSTITPLAAQTEVTVEQIGTADLLVGVPSYNNADTIGHVIRAIRAGLAKYFPDRRAVLVNADGGSTDGTPLIVADTLVDFGVLFIGDRQSPLHRIVTPYHGIPGKGSAFRTIFEIAKRLNVQACAVVDSDLRSITPEWVELLLRPIVQEGFDYVAPFYQRHKYDGTITNSIAYPLTRALYGYQVRQPIGGDFGFSGDLARHYLNKHVWESEVARFGIDIWMTTEALTSGARVCQSFLGAKIHNPKDPAADLSDMLAQVTGALFSLMETHPATWIPVRDSKPVPLFGFQYETGVEPIHVNVERMLEVFQQGLQDLQPIWSRMLSEDSLARLNSLQGVAPTAFRMPDALWVQVIYDTALSYHAGVLPKDHLLKALTPLYLGRTASFVLQTQGLTTREAEHHVESLCRAFEAHKEYLVTQWP, encoded by the coding sequence ATGCCCATGCTGCATTCGACCATCACTCCCTTGGCCGCCCAGACCGAAGTCACGGTCGAGCAGATCGGCACGGCAGACCTGCTCGTCGGGGTTCCGAGCTACAACAACGCCGACACGATCGGCCATGTTATTCGGGCCATACGGGCCGGCCTCGCTAAATACTTTCCGGACCGTCGGGCCGTCCTGGTGAACGCCGACGGAGGATCCACTGACGGAACCCCCTTAATTGTCGCCGACACCTTGGTCGATTTTGGTGTGCTGTTCATCGGCGACCGGCAGAGCCCCCTCCATCGCATCGTCACGCCCTACCATGGAATACCCGGCAAGGGAAGCGCGTTCCGCACGATTTTCGAGATCGCCAAACGCCTGAACGTCCAGGCCTGCGCAGTGGTGGATTCGGACCTTCGTAGCATCACACCCGAGTGGGTGGAACTGCTCCTTCGCCCCATCGTGCAGGAAGGCTTCGACTACGTCGCGCCTTTCTATCAACGCCATAAGTACGACGGAACGATTACCAACAGTATTGCCTATCCATTGACCCGCGCGCTGTACGGCTATCAGGTTCGCCAACCCATCGGAGGTGACTTCGGATTTTCCGGCGACCTGGCCAGGCATTACCTGAACAAACACGTCTGGGAGTCTGAGGTGGCCCGCTTCGGTATCGATATCTGGATGACCACGGAGGCGCTGACCAGCGGCGCGCGGGTCTGCCAAAGCTTTCTGGGCGCGAAAATTCACAATCCCAAAGACCCGGCAGCCGATCTTTCCGACATGCTCGCGCAAGTCACCGGCGCCCTGTTCAGCCTGATGGAGACCCATCCCGCCACATGGATCCCCGTGAGAGACTCCAAGCCCGTGCCGCTCTTCGGATTTCAATACGAAACGGGCGTGGAACCGATCCATGTGAACGTCGAGCGAATGCTGGAGGTGTTTCAGCAGGGGCTGCAGGACCTGCAGCCCATCTGGAGTCGCATGTTGTCGGAGGACAGCCTCGCCCGACTCAACTCTTTGCAGGGAGTTGCTCCGACGGCCTTCCGGATGCCGGATGCCCTCTGGGTCCAGGTGATCTATGACACGGCCCTGTCCTATCACGCCGGAGTGCTTCCGAAAGACCACCTCCTGAAAGCGCTCACGCCGTTGTATCTCGGCCGAACCGCCTCGTTCGTTCTGCAGACACAGGGGCTGACCACCCGCGAGGCGGAACATCATGTCGAATCCCTGTGCCGGGCCTTCGAGGCCCACAAAGAATATCTCGTGACACAGTGGCCGTGA